A window of Nonomuraea angiospora genomic DNA:
GCAGCTTGCCGGTCTTGGCGACCTCGACGACCAGCTCGTACGGGGCCTGCAGTTCCTTGGCCGCGACGTAGAGCTCGTCCTCGGGCAGCGAGGTGAGGCGCTTGATCTCGGCGCGGATCGTGCGCATGTGGGTGACGGCGTTGGAGACGTCGCCGGTGCCGGCCTCGCCCTTGGAGCGGATCATGGCCGCGCCCTCGGTGATGCGGCGCATGGCCTCGCCCAGGTTGGTGGCCCCGCACACGAACGGCACGGTGAACTGCCACTTGTCGATGTGGTTGGCGTAGTCGGCCGGGGTCAGCACCTCCGACTCGTCCACGTAGTCGACGCCGAGCGCCTGCAGGACCCTGGCCTCGACGAAGTGGCCGATGCGGGCCTTGGCCATCACGGGGATCGACACGGCCTCGATGATGCCGTCGATCATGTCGGGGTCGCTCATCCTGGAGACCCCGCCCTGGGCGCGGATGTCGGCGGGCACACGCTCGAGGGCCATGACGGCCACCGCGCCGGCGTCTTCGGCGATCTTGGCCTGCTCGGGGGTGACGACGTCCATGATGACGCCGCCCTTGAGCATCTCGGCCATGCCACGCTTGACACGGGCGGTTCCGGTGACGGGGGTGCTTTCAGGCGTGCTGGTCGACACGGTCATCCTCACGGCTCTCACGGCTTCGGTAAGTTATCAACCCCATGGTAGGTCCTGAAGGACCCCTCCCCCGACATGCCAAGATGTCAGGATTTATCGCCATACTTGGACAGAAAGGCGCTAGGGGATGACGGGTTTGCGGCTGGCGAGCGCCACCCAGACCTGGCCGGGCGCGAAGTTCATCGGCTCGCCGCTCTCCGTGGTGAACGTCGTACCGGTGTCCTCGGATTCCCGCTCCCAGTTCGCCTTGTACGCCTTGCCGTCGCGCAGCACGATCGCCTTGCCCTTGCCCGTGGTGTGCACGAGCGGCGTGTAGCTCTGGTTCTTGTCGTGGAACTCCGAGCGCTCGGTCTTGGTGTACTGGATGACGATCGTCGGCGCGCCGAGCTGGCCGCCCTCCGCCGCCATGTCCTTCTTGCCGTCCTGCCAGATCAGCCACTGCTCCTTCTCCGCCGACCAGGCGAAGGTGAAGCGCGCCGCGGGCCACTTGACGCTGTACGACTTCTTGTCCACGCCGCCCTCGGCCGGGGCCTCGCCGAAGGTGAAGCCGATGTCCTTGGCCTTGCTCGCCTTGGGGGCCTTGGCGAGGAGGTCCTTGGTGTTGGCGAAGAGGTTGTAGGGGGCGAAGCGGCCCGGCTGGCGGAAGTACGCCCCGGGGTTGCGCGTGTCGCCGACGTCGAACAGCGACGCCTTGGCCACGAACGGCAGCATCTTGGTCTGCACGCCCGAGTAGGCGAAGGCCGGCTTGCCGAACTGCGGCGTGATGTGCAGGTCGGAGATGCGGGCGCTGCGGACGGGGCCCACCTTCGCCGGCACCTTGGAGGAGAAGATCGCCATGAGCCGGGTCAGGCCCGCCTCGACCTGCTCGATGTAGACGATGTCCGCGCTCTTGAGGCCGAGCTGCGGCTTGCCCGCCGCGGTGTTCTCGATCTTCACCGCGAGCACCGGCTTCAGGCCGTCGTACGGCTTGCCGGTGAACGGGTGGCCCTCGGGCGCCTCGGTGGGCTCCTCGCTGGGAGCGGCCGTGGCGGCCTGGGGCGCCTTACCCGGGGCGGGCTCCTCCGAGGAGGAGCAGGCCGCGACGGGCAGCAGCACCGCCGCGCCGGCCAGTGTGACCGTGATCATCCGGGATAGCCGCACCTGAACACTCCTCGCTTCAGCCCGAAAAACGGGATGAAGCTTACTGGCTTCCCCAAATTAGGTCATTCAGTTGCCATAGCTGCCGGCGGATTGTCATCGATTTCGAAGAATTCTGGATATTCGGTATGCCCGGCCAGGCGGAGGGTTCTGGCCAGCCAGCGCCGCTGAGCCGTACGCGTGACCGAAACCGCATTGTTGTAGAAGCGGCGCGAGTAGACGACCTTGGCCACCGCCGTGTCGAGCTCGTCCAGCAGGTCGGCGCCGCCGGGCGACTCCGCCAGCTTCTCCCTGAACCGCTCCTGGTCCACGACCGCGCGCAGGGTGCCCGACAGGTCGCTCTCGGCGTGCTCGCGCTCCTCCGGGCCCGCCGTCCTGGCCTCGTGCGCCGCGGCGGCCAGCACCAGGGAGGTCGCGGGGTCGAGCAGGCGCGAGCCGGCCAGCTCCAGCACCACCGCCCTGCGCCGCATCAGCGCGGCGTCCAGCGACTCCTGGGCCAGCTCCAGCCGGATGTGCAGGCGGTCGAGCCGGCCCGCGCGCCAGGAGATGTAGACGGCCGTGAGCACCACGACGATGCCCACGACCAGCACGATGATGGTGGATGTCACAGATCTTCCTCCACGCGGCCCGCCCCGCTCGTGGCGACCGTCTCGTAGACGCGTACGACGTCCCGCGCGACCGTCGACCAGTCGTACTTCCGCACCGCCACCAGCGCCTCGGCGGCCAGCTTGGCCCGCCGCTCGGGCGCGTCGAGCAGCGCGGCCGCCTCGCGCGCCAGCGAGCCGGCCTCGCCGTTGGCGAACAGCGCGCCCGCCTGCCCCTCGCCCAGCACCCTGCGGAAGGCCGGGATGTCGCTGGCCAGCACCGTCGCCCCGGACGCCATGGCCTCGGCCAGCACGATGCCGAAGCTCTCCCCGCGCGTGTTGGGCGCGCAGAAGACGTCGACCGAGTGGTAGGCGCGGATCTTGTCGGCCTCGCTCACCATGCCCAGCACGGTCACCCGATCGTGGAACTCCTTCGGCACCCGCTCGTAGACGTCCTTCGCGTCGCCGGGCCCGGCCAGGAGCAGCTTCAGGCCGGGCCGCTCGGCCGCGAGCTTCCTGAACGCGTCGAGCAGGATCGGCAGGCCCTTGCGCTCCTCGTCCATCCGGCCGAGGAAGCCGATCGTGGCGCCGTCGGGCCCCCAGCCGTCGAGCGGCTCCGCCTCGGTGTAGCGGGAGACGGTGACGCCGTTGGGGATCAGCACGGCGTCGCCGCCGAACTGCTCGACCAGGCTCTTCCTGGCCGCGTCGGAGACCGCGATGCGGCCCGTCAGCTTCTCCAGCGCGCTGCGCAGTAACGGCTCGGCCACCGCGATGGCCCGCGAGCGCGTGAACGACGCGTGGAACGTGGCCACGATCGGCCCCCTGGCCGCCCAGCAGGCCAGCACGCCCAGGCTCGGGATCAGCGGCTCGTGGATGTGCAGCACGTCGAACCCGCCCGTACGCACCCACCGCCGCACCCGCGCGGCCGACAGGAAGCCGAACGACATCCTGGCCACCGACCCGTTGTACGGCACGGGCACCGCCCGGCCCGCGCCCGTCACGTAGGGGGGCAGCTCGTCGTCGTCGGCGGCCGGCGCGATCACGGAAACCTCGTGCCCCTGCGCCATCAGCGCCTGGGCCAGGTCGTCGATGTGCTGCTTGACCCCGCCCGGCATGTCCCACGAGTAGGGGCAGACGATGCCGATCCTCATCGGGCGAGGTCTTCCAGCCAGAGCCGCTGCAACATGTGCCAGTCCTCCGGGTGCTCGGAGATGCCCTTCTCGAACACGTCGGCCAGCCCCTGCGCCACCGCCGCGACCTTCTCCTGCCGGGTGCCCTCGGCCGGGACCGGGATCTCCTCGTGGATGTGGATGCCCCAGTCGTCGCCCACGTTGTAGACGATGGCCGGGAGCAGCGCGGCCCCCGTCTGCACGGCCAGCAGCGGCGGCCCGGCGGGGACCTTGGTGGCCGCGCCGAAGAAGCGCACCTCGACGCCGCTCTTGGTCAGGTCGCGCTCGGCGGGCAGGCACACGACGCCGCCCTTGCGCACGCGGGTGGCCAGCGTGCCGAAGTTGTGCCCGTCGCCGCCGGTCAGCGGCAGCACCTCCATGCCGAGCCCCTCGCGGAAGGCCACGTACCGGCGGAACAGCGACTCGGGCCTGAGCCGCTCGGCCACGGTCGTGAACGGGTGGCCCACGCCGACCAGCCACGCCCCCGCCTGGTCCCAGTTGCCCATGTGGGGCAGCGCCAGCACCACGCCCCGCCCGGCCGCCACGGTGGTGTGGACGTGCTCGGCCCCGATGACGTGGCTGCGCCGCACGATCTCCTCGACGCTCATCGACGGCAGCCGGAAGATCTCGTGGAAGTAGCGGAAGTACGAGCGCATGCCGGCCCTGCTGAGCTCACGCAGCTCGCGGCCGCCCACGTCGAGCCCGGTCACCCTGGCCAGGTTGGACTCCAGGCGCAGCACGGACTTGCCCCGCCGGCTCCAGACCCGGTCGGCCAGGAAGCGGAAGACCGCGGCCGTCGGGCGCTCGGGCAGCAGCGGCACGAGCTTCCAGCCGGCCGCGAACCCCGCGGCCACGACACGATCACCGAAGGACGCCTTGTCGCTCATCTCTCCCTCGTCTGCCGATGGACGGCCACCACGCGCTGCCCCACGGTGAACACGCTGGCCGCGGCCAGCAGCCACATGCCCGCGGGAAGAATGTACGGAACGCCGAGCCCCGCGAAACAGGCCGCGACGAGCGCGACGACCAGCCGCTCCGGCCGCTCGGCCAGCCCCACGTCGGCCGTGAGCCCGAGCCCCTCGGCCCTGGCCTTGGCGTACGACACCAGGGAGCCCGCGATCAGGCAGACCAGCGTCACGGCGGCCATGAGCGTGTCGTGCCTGGAGATGAAGTAGAGGATCAGCCCGGCGAAGATGGCCGCGTCGGCCACCCGGTCGAGCGTCGAGTCGAGGAACGCGCCCCAGGTGGAGCCGCCCTTCCCGCCGAGCCTCGCCACCACGCCGTCGAGCAGGTCGAACAGCACGAAGACGGTGATCACGAGAGCGCCCCAGGTCAGCTGACCCAGGGGGAAGAAGAGCAGGGCGGACACGACCGTGCCGAGGGTGCCGATCGCCGTGACGGCGTTCGGGCCGATCCCGCGGCCGACGAGGGCCCTGCCCAGCGGGGTGAGTATCCGGGTCATGGCCGGGCGCAGGAGTTTGAGCATCGCGGTCCGATCGTAGGCCATGGAACGCCTGACAACTTTCTTTGCCCCACCCCCCTTGTGATATCCGCCACAGGGGTATTTGGTGAACACACCGCGTCCATGCGGTTTCCAGACACCCTCCGCTGGGGCGCGGTCGTTGGAACATCCGGCGATGCGGGAGGCTGTTGTGGCAGAGAAGAACACCGGTGGCGCTGCGGGAGCCGCGGGCAGGGCACCCACGGCCGACAGGGCGGATGCGATACGCAATGTCGTGCTGGTCGGCCACTCAGGAGCGGGTAAGACGACCCTCGCCGAGCAGCTGCTGGCCGCGACCGGCACCGTCCAGCGCGCCGGCCGCGTGGAGGACGGCAACACGGTCAGCGACTTCGACGAGGTGGAGGTCCGTCAGCAGCGGTCGGTCAACCTCGCCGTGGCACCGCT
This region includes:
- the pgsA gene encoding phosphatidylinositol phosphate synthase; protein product: MAYDRTAMLKLLRPAMTRILTPLGRALVGRGIGPNAVTAIGTLGTVVSALLFFPLGQLTWGALVITVFVLFDLLDGVVARLGGKGGSTWGAFLDSTLDRVADAAIFAGLILYFISRHDTLMAAVTLVCLIAGSLVSYAKARAEGLGLTADVGLAERPERLVVALVAACFAGLGVPYILPAGMWLLAAASVFTVGQRVVAVHRQTRER
- a CDS encoding phosphatidylinositol mannoside acyltransferase; translated protein: MSDKASFGDRVVAAGFAAGWKLVPLLPERPTAAVFRFLADRVWSRRGKSVLRLESNLARVTGLDVGGRELRELSRAGMRSYFRYFHEIFRLPSMSVEEIVRRSHVIGAEHVHTTVAAGRGVVLALPHMGNWDQAGAWLVGVGHPFTTVAERLRPESLFRRYVAFREGLGMEVLPLTGGDGHNFGTLATRVRKGGVVCLPAERDLTKSGVEVRFFGAATKVPAGPPLLAVQTGAALLPAIVYNVGDDWGIHIHEEIPVPAEGTRQEKVAAVAQGLADVFEKGISEHPEDWHMLQRLWLEDLAR
- a CDS encoding DUF3048 domain-containing protein, whose protein sequence is MITVTLAGAAVLLPVAACSSSEEPAPGKAPQAATAAPSEEPTEAPEGHPFTGKPYDGLKPVLAVKIENTAAGKPQLGLKSADIVYIEQVEAGLTRLMAIFSSKVPAKVGPVRSARISDLHITPQFGKPAFAYSGVQTKMLPFVAKASLFDVGDTRNPGAYFRQPGRFAPYNLFANTKDLLAKAPKASKAKDIGFTFGEAPAEGGVDKKSYSVKWPAARFTFAWSAEKEQWLIWQDGKKDMAAEGGQLGAPTIVIQYTKTERSEFHDKNQSYTPLVHTTGKGKAIVLRDGKAYKANWERESEDTGTTFTTESGEPMNFAPGQVWVALASRKPVIP
- the pdxS gene encoding pyridoxal 5'-phosphate synthase lyase subunit PdxS, which encodes MTVSTSTPESTPVTGTARVKRGMAEMLKGGVIMDVVTPEQAKIAEDAGAVAVMALERVPADIRAQGGVSRMSDPDMIDGIIEAVSIPVMAKARIGHFVEARVLQALGVDYVDESEVLTPADYANHIDKWQFTVPFVCGATNLGEAMRRITEGAAMIRSKGEAGTGDVSNAVTHMRTIRAEIKRLTSLPEDELYVAAKELQAPYELVVEVAKTGKLPVVLFTAGGIATPADAAMMMQLGAEGVFVGSGIFKSGDPAKRAAAIVKATTFYDDPDVIAKVSRGLGEAMVGINVDEIPQPHRLAERGW
- a CDS encoding glycosyltransferase family 4 protein, giving the protein MRIGIVCPYSWDMPGGVKQHIDDLAQALMAQGHEVSVIAPAADDDELPPYVTGAGRAVPVPYNGSVARMSFGFLSAARVRRWVRTGGFDVLHIHEPLIPSLGVLACWAARGPIVATFHASFTRSRAIAVAEPLLRSALEKLTGRIAVSDAARKSLVEQFGGDAVLIPNGVTVSRYTEAEPLDGWGPDGATIGFLGRMDEERKGLPILLDAFRKLAAERPGLKLLLAGPGDAKDVYERVPKEFHDRVTVLGMVSEADKIRAYHSVDVFCAPNTRGESFGIVLAEAMASGATVLASDIPAFRRVLGEGQAGALFANGEAGSLAREAAALLDAPERRAKLAAEALVAVRKYDWSTVARDVVRVYETVATSGAGRVEEDL